One part of the Aurantibacillus circumpalustris genome encodes these proteins:
- a CDS encoding tetratricopeptide repeat protein, whose product MKSGVCLIILLFIFNVAGAQLRSGDYVKIAEANYEQKKYSEALEYYNKAIESGVNDANVFYKRGLVKFYLKKDAEAIKDYDSAISLQPKDYEFYYSKALSEFYLKEYGNALFDFDKSIKLGNNQSNAFVHRGATFFYMGKDKECAEDQTKALARDNKNVLAYYYRGLSKYQLMENKVVIADMTSAIALKESAEYYYYRALAKYQLKDYKGGILDAGSAIQLSPDYASAYLERAMCFIADGNDLSAIKDFTKSLELKPELGKAYHYRGIAKKYQSDIAGACEDLKKAKELGFPKSVEELQKIKCD is encoded by the coding sequence ATGAAAAGTGGCGTATGTTTAATAATCCTCCTTTTTATTTTTAATGTTGCCGGAGCTCAACTCAGATCAGGCGATTATGTAAAAATTGCAGAAGCAAATTACGAGCAAAAAAAATATTCGGAAGCATTAGAGTATTATAACAAGGCAATAGAATCTGGTGTTAATGACGCCAATGTTTTTTACAAGAGAGGACTCGTAAAATTTTATTTAAAAAAGGATGCTGAGGCAATTAAGGATTACGATAGTGCCATCTCTTTGCAACCTAAAGATTACGAGTTTTATTATAGTAAAGCTCTCTCAGAGTTTTATTTGAAAGAATATGGTAACGCCTTATTCGATTTTGATAAATCAATAAAGTTGGGTAATAATCAATCCAATGCCTTTGTACACAGAGGGGCCACTTTTTTTTATATGGGCAAGGATAAGGAATGTGCTGAAGATCAAACAAAAGCATTGGCGCGGGATAATAAAAATGTTTTGGCGTATTATTACAGAGGTTTATCAAAATATCAGCTCATGGAAAATAAAGTAGTGATTGCCGACATGACCAGCGCAATCGCACTAAAAGAAAGTGCTGAGTATTATTATTACAGAGCTTTGGCTAAATATCAGTTGAAAGATTATAAAGGAGGTATTTTAGATGCTGGTTCAGCCATTCAATTAAGCCCAGATTACGCGAGTGCTTACCTTGAAAGAGCGATGTGCTTTATAGCTGATGGAAACGATTTAAGTGCTATTAAAGATTTCACGAAATCACTCGAACTTAAACCTGAACTTGGTAAAGCTTATCATTATAGAGGTATAGCAAAAAAATATCAATCTGATATAGCCGGTGCTTGCGAAGATTTAAAAAAGGCTAAGGAATTAGGTTTTCCTAAATCAGTCGAAGAGTTACAGAAAATAAAATGTGATTAA
- a CDS encoding fatty acid desaturase family protein, producing the protein MSNQTQSILRFNNTNRQFYTELKKRVDSYFKENQVSKSGNIGMYLKTVFMFAAYLIPYFLIVFNVFDSQLIWLLLAVLMGFAMAGIGLCVMHDANHGSYSKNVKFNKILGYISISLLGGYSLNWRIQHNVIHHTYTNVHEHDEDIAPPGFMRFEPHSDKKWIHKLQFLYAWFFYGMMTLMWSTTKDFKQLARYNKKGLLKGANTTYGLELGLLIMSKTIYYGYMLVPFFLVKEMSFLQWLLGFVVMNYVASLILAMIFQPAHVVSETEFPLPDDAGSLENHWAEHQMRTTMNFATGDPIFTWLVGGLNHQVEHHLFPTICHMHYPKISKIVENTAKEFNVPYLSRKTFAGALWSHEQMLWKFGRA; encoded by the coding sequence ATGAGTAATCAAACGCAGAGTATTTTAAGATTCAACAACACAAATCGTCAATTTTACACAGAACTAAAGAAAAGAGTTGACAGCTATTTCAAAGAAAATCAAGTAAGTAAGAGTGGAAATATTGGCATGTACCTAAAAACGGTATTTATGTTCGCTGCTTATCTTATTCCTTATTTTTTAATCGTATTTAATGTGTTTGATAGTCAACTTATCTGGTTATTGTTAGCGGTTTTAATGGGTTTTGCCATGGCGGGCATCGGACTTTGTGTGATGCACGATGCTAATCACGGTAGTTATAGCAAGAATGTAAAATTTAATAAAATATTAGGATATATTTCGATTAGTCTTTTAGGAGGATATTCTTTAAACTGGAGAATTCAGCATAACGTAATTCACCATACTTACACGAATGTTCACGAGCACGACGAAGACATTGCCCCTCCAGGATTTATGCGTTTTGAACCACATTCTGATAAAAAATGGATTCACAAATTACAATTTTTATATGCTTGGTTTTTTTATGGCATGATGACTTTGATGTGGAGCACTACCAAGGATTTTAAACAACTTGCGCGTTACAATAAGAAAGGACTTTTAAAAGGAGCCAATACGACTTATGGTTTGGAACTAGGTTTACTCATCATGTCAAAAACTATTTATTACGGTTACATGTTGGTGCCATTTTTTTTAGTGAAAGAAATGAGCTTTTTACAGTGGTTGTTGGGTTTTGTTGTTATGAATTACGTTGCAAGCTTAATTTTGGCAATGATTTTTCAACCAGCGCATGTTGTTTCAGAAACTGAATTTCCTTTACCAGATGATGCTGGTAGCCTTGAAAATCACTGGGCAGAACACCAAATGAGAACAACAATGAATTTTGCAACCGGTGACCCTATTTTTACTTGGTTGGTAGGTGGTTTAAATCATCAAGTTGAACATCATTTGTTCCCAACAATTTGTCATATGCACTATCCTAAAATTTCTAAGATTGTAGAAAATACCGCTAAAGAATTTAATGTACCCTACTTGTCAAGAAAAACCTTTGCAGGCGCCTTATGGTCGCATGAACAAATGCTTTGGAAATTTGGCAGAGCTTAA
- a CDS encoding BT_3928 family protein, protein MKKFLSSKLFQLIWSGCLALLIYFICPPCFEKPTLLKILVTLLVILNVFPFLMNGKGMIKTSFFWFTQAVRVFVGGLFIFSGAIKANDPVGFSYKLKEYFEVFQNDTGMAFFESFAHIALPLAIIICASEIILGVMLLLGAKTNLTLSLLFAQIAFFTFLTFYSACYNKVTHCGCFGDFWKLKPWESFWKDVILMISITVLYVGKKNINEVFAPMLSSAFLTVGILFSIGFPVYAYRNLPPKDFRPYAVGMNIKDNMKFPETYLPAVIETGFIYENIKTGVKEHFNLQTYPWQDTLNWRWFATDNVVVKDAIDEPKITDFTVNNLDGVAITDSLLNEKNYSFWLVMNELAYTSDDETLISQINDFYKLATDAKYNFIALSASGAKEIDNFKHKYNALFDFASVDNTVLKTMIRSNPGLMLIKDGTVIAKWHYNNFPGFSDVRSKYMK, encoded by the coding sequence ATGAAAAAATTCCTATCCTCAAAATTATTTCAGCTTATCTGGTCCGGATGTTTGGCATTATTAATTTATTTTATTTGTCCGCCTTGTTTTGAAAAGCCAACGCTTTTAAAAATACTTGTCACCTTGTTGGTGATTTTAAACGTCTTTCCTTTTTTAATGAATGGTAAAGGAATGATTAAAACGTCTTTCTTCTGGTTTACACAAGCGGTAAGAGTTTTTGTTGGAGGTTTATTTATTTTTTCTGGAGCAATTAAAGCAAATGATCCAGTTGGATTTAGTTATAAGCTGAAAGAGTATTTCGAAGTATTTCAGAACGACACTGGCATGGCTTTCTTTGAATCCTTTGCGCACATAGCTTTGCCATTGGCTATAATTATTTGCGCTAGTGAAATTATTTTAGGTGTTATGTTATTACTTGGCGCAAAAACCAATCTTACTCTTAGCCTATTATTTGCACAAATTGCTTTTTTCACTTTCCTTACTTTTTATTCAGCGTGCTACAATAAGGTAACACATTGTGGTTGTTTTGGTGATTTTTGGAAATTGAAACCATGGGAAAGTTTTTGGAAAGATGTTATTTTAATGATTTCTATTACTGTTTTATATGTAGGTAAAAAGAATATCAATGAGGTGTTTGCACCCATGCTTTCAAGTGCTTTTCTAACAGTAGGAATTTTATTTTCGATAGGATTTCCTGTGTATGCTTATCGTAACTTGCCACCAAAGGATTTCAGACCTTACGCTGTTGGAATGAATATTAAAGACAATATGAAGTTTCCTGAAACGTACTTGCCAGCAGTTATTGAAACAGGATTTATTTATGAAAATATAAAAACAGGTGTAAAAGAACATTTTAATCTTCAAACCTACCCATGGCAGGATACCCTTAATTGGAGATGGTTCGCAACCGATAATGTTGTGGTAAAAGATGCAATAGATGAACCAAAAATTACTGACTTTACTGTAAATAATTTAGATGGTGTTGCTATTACAGATTCTCTTTTAAATGAAAAAAATTATAGTTTCTGGTTGGTGATGAATGAACTAGCGTACACAAGTGACGATGAAACACTTATTTCTCAAATAAATGATTTTTACAAACTCGCAACGGATGCGAAATACAATTTCATAGCACTTTCTGCAAGTGGCGCAAAGGAAATCGATAATTTTAAACACAAATACAACGCACTTTTTGATTTTGCGTCTGTCGATAATACTGTTTTAAAAACAATGATCAGAAGTAACCCAGGTCTTATGTTAATTAAGGACGGAACGGTTATTGCAAAATGGCATTATAATAATTTCCCTGGCTTTAGCGACGTGAGGTCAAAGTACATGAAGTAA
- a CDS encoding protease inhibitor I42 family protein: MKKLTYFASFLAIITFFLSCTSFPEAKKESPEINEVPPNSNFKIVLPENHTTGYIWQLKQDYDPTVISQINEVWHGNDKGIYFNLSALAIGQTTLTFISRKYRDTADIKHFIVKIGGN, from the coding sequence ATGAAAAAACTGACCTATTTTGCCTCATTTTTAGCAATAATTACGTTTTTTTTAAGCTGTACGAGTTTTCCAGAAGCAAAAAAAGAGTCTCCAGAAATTAATGAAGTACCCCCTAATTCAAATTTTAAAATTGTATTACCCGAAAACCATACTACTGGCTATATTTGGCAATTAAAACAAGATTACGATCCAACTGTTATTTCGCAAATTAATGAGGTTTGGCACGGAAACGACAAAGGTATCTATTTCAATTTGAGCGCTTTAGCCATTGGCCAAACAACATTGACCTTTATCTCACGAAAATATAGGGATACTGCTGATATTAAGCACTTTATTGTTAAAATTGGCGGTAATTAA
- a CDS encoding DUF1599 domain-containing protein: MQNTSQQYDAAISLCKDIFLKKMKDYGTAWRNLRPKSLTDQIFIKAQRIKSIEEKGTQKVEDDIKGEYIGIINYCAIALIQLELVGDTRVDLPYAEVETLYLKYLSQTKKLMEDKNHDYGEAWRDMRISSLTDLILMKIFRVKQIEDNDGKTIISEGVDANYMDMINYSVFALIKLTQKS, translated from the coding sequence ATGCAAAACACATCGCAACAATACGACGCAGCAATATCGCTATGCAAAGATATCTTTTTAAAGAAAATGAAGGACTATGGTACGGCATGGAGAAATTTGCGACCAAAATCGCTTACCGACCAAATTTTTATCAAAGCCCAACGCATTAAAAGTATTGAAGAAAAAGGTACTCAAAAAGTGGAAGATGATATTAAAGGGGAGTATATTGGTATTATTAACTACTGTGCGATCGCCCTTATACAATTAGAACTGGTGGGTGATACGCGAGTTGATCTTCCCTATGCTGAGGTGGAAACTTTGTATCTCAAATACCTATCGCAAACTAAAAAGTTAATGGAAGATAAAAACCATGATTATGGTGAAGCATGGCGCGATATGCGCATCAGTTCTTTAACGGATTTAATTTTAATGAAAATTTTCAGAGTTAAACAGATTGAAGATAATGATGGAAAAACCATTATTAGTGAGGGAGTAGATGCAAATTACATGGATATGATTAATTATTCAGTTTTTGCTCTCATTAAATTAACGCAAAAGAGTTAA